The following proteins are co-located in the Hydrogenophaga sp. RAC07 genome:
- a CDS encoding carboxypeptidase-like regulatory domain-containing protein encodes MSVRVAHPLCSLLAFVGLATQQAGVWAQDATASRVSSAPEALYVDRVIDNLVPEALEENEAYAYDREGWPRFLRLETRLGTQPFDQTQSTRIGYGIYGLLETPNHGTLSIDGTYAPRDNSGTLTLRQVAMPLGGGWLTSNELGIINTPAPDIMRLPARIYVPSAILQGVGTEFENPEQGLQLQASTGEPGRLDFLPASGFRSLPGRRTTLAGQWRINASGADTLSRQGWTAALRHEDARGVSSLDSPQQPSDFVNANSTLVALRHEGANHHIQGQVISTQSSSLSGARRGFWMDSEWEEGPRRHGVGAYRLEADLTWANLPLANDIVGAYLRTNWATRQWSAEGSVDWLDSISGRSGSGYFATGSARWRLNRDHTLGAGAALRRFNGDAWNTYGDWRFQNGWGTSGLRLEFAGGQDQIATRSLIWDQEWTVPQGWALSTSLGATAYSAARNLPAETTWNGALSVSAPLSSKAGLRGNVNTERGSTGQTRNSMNLGANWRIDARWSMEGNYTRSSGRSRFSPSLDPLAPPDVLVRDSDRSLYAVLRYEFQAGSRNVPLGGKSSDGGGRIEGTVYFDANRSGTQEASETGVPNVTVFLDNRYSVRTDNQGRFEFPFVASGPRTVTVRPETLPLPWNVIDEGQTRVDVRMRESVTLTLPVQRSE; translated from the coding sequence ATGAGTGTTCGGGTGGCGCACCCGCTCTGCAGCCTGCTGGCCTTCGTGGGTCTCGCCACCCAGCAGGCTGGCGTGTGGGCACAGGATGCGACAGCATCCCGTGTCTCCAGCGCACCCGAGGCCCTCTATGTGGACCGCGTGATCGACAACCTGGTGCCGGAAGCTCTGGAAGAGAACGAGGCCTATGCCTACGACCGCGAAGGCTGGCCGCGCTTCCTGCGACTGGAGACGCGGTTGGGCACCCAGCCTTTTGACCAGACCCAAAGCACCCGCATCGGCTACGGCATCTATGGCCTGCTGGAAACACCCAACCACGGCACGCTGTCCATCGATGGAACGTACGCGCCGCGTGACAACAGCGGTACGCTCACCTTGCGCCAGGTCGCGATGCCGTTGGGCGGTGGCTGGCTCACCAGCAATGAGCTGGGCATCATCAACACGCCAGCGCCGGACATCATGCGCTTGCCGGCGCGCATTTACGTACCTTCGGCCATCCTTCAGGGCGTTGGCACCGAGTTCGAGAACCCCGAGCAAGGTTTGCAGTTGCAGGCCTCCACGGGCGAGCCCGGACGGCTGGACTTCCTCCCCGCCAGCGGGTTTCGATCACTGCCCGGACGGCGCACCACCCTGGCCGGCCAGTGGCGCATCAACGCCTCGGGCGCCGATACGCTTTCCCGCCAAGGCTGGACCGCAGCCCTCCGGCACGAAGATGCGCGCGGCGTGTCGTCGCTGGACAGCCCGCAACAACCCAGTGATTTCGTCAACGCCAACTCCACCCTCGTGGCGCTGCGGCACGAAGGCGCGAATCACCACATCCAGGGTCAAGTCATCAGCACCCAATCCAGCAGCCTGAGCGGTGCGCGCCGAGGATTCTGGATGGACAGCGAATGGGAAGAGGGGCCGCGCCGTCACGGTGTGGGCGCCTACCGGCTGGAGGCCGACCTGACCTGGGCCAACCTGCCACTGGCCAACGACATCGTGGGCGCCTACCTGCGCACCAACTGGGCGACCCGCCAATGGTCGGCCGAAGGCTCGGTGGACTGGCTGGATTCCATCAGCGGGCGCAGCGGCAGTGGCTACTTCGCCACGGGATCGGCACGCTGGCGCCTCAACCGCGACCACACGCTGGGAGCCGGCGCCGCTTTGCGTCGCTTCAATGGCGACGCCTGGAACACCTATGGCGACTGGCGCTTCCAGAATGGCTGGGGCACCAGCGGCCTGCGCCTGGAATTTGCAGGGGGACAAGACCAGATCGCCACCCGCAGCCTGATCTGGGATCAGGAATGGACGGTGCCGCAAGGCTGGGCCCTGTCGACCAGCCTGGGGGCAACCGCCTACAGCGCCGCCCGAAACCTGCCTGCCGAGACCACATGGAATGGTGCATTGAGTGTGTCTGCACCACTGTCCAGCAAGGCTGGCCTGCGTGGCAATGTCAACACCGAGCGCGGAAGCACTGGGCAGACACGCAACAGCATGAACCTTGGCGCGAACTGGCGCATCGACGCCCGCTGGAGCATGGAGGGCAATTACACCCGCTCTTCGGGCCGCAGCCGGTTCAGCCCGTCGCTGGACCCGCTGGCACCGCCGGATGTGTTGGTCCGAGACAGCGACCGCTCGCTCTATGCGGTGTTGCGCTATGAGTTTCAAGCAGGCAGCCGCAATGTGCCGCTGGGTGGCAAGTCCAGCGACGGGGGTGGGCGTATCGAGGGCACGGTGTACTTCGACGCCAACCGCAGCGGTACTCAAGAAGCCAGCGAAACCGGCGTACCCAACGTCACTGTTTTTCTGGACAACCGCTACTCCGTGCGCACCGACAACCAGGGGCGCTTCGAATTTCCCTTTGTGGCCAGCGGTCCGCGTACCGTCACTGTACGACCCGAGACCCTGCCCCTGCCCTGGAACGTGATTGACGAGGGACAGACGCGGGTGGACGTGCGCATGCGCGAAAGTGTGACCCTGACACTCCCCGTACAGCGCAGCGAATAG